Proteins encoded within one genomic window of Brachybacterium sp. P6-10-X1:
- a CDS encoding AI-2E family transporter has protein sequence MTKLRPTPRAPGLAPEVEEIPLGIRRLAAWSWRIIVIVAAATVILYGALQVTGILIPVLLAVLLAVLLTPVVKILTRYTFLGHAAASGVALLGLLLVVAGMFTLAGRQLIAQWADIQAKAVYGFQSLTTWVTTTFQIDDTMISSAIDEGLTKLQENAETLVNSAVSTAAVVGNLATGIVICLFTLFFLLSSGPTIWRWVVGLMPPAARLGTHEAFRRGWKALSAYVRTQIMVAAVDAVGIALGMVFLGMGSYAVPIWLLVFLFSFVPLVGAIASGAIAILLVLVLQNWVFALIMLGIVLLVQQLESNILQPFLMGKAVELHPLAVFLGVAGGAMIAGIPGALFAIPVIAFVNATLLYIVGRDPSPELGSDQAIADHFAAIGAASRAHAQSARAGLGAPREAGPAGAAVGTASAGIAPGDQSGGAEPAVGPAGTTPATGTADPAPDDRGSGDRASDDPAPHDPLPDQRAPSDPDADEGPGPAPGAEEPPSSRP, from the coding sequence ATGACGAAGCTGCGCCCCACCCCGCGGGCACCCGGCCTCGCCCCGGAGGTCGAGGAGATCCCGCTGGGGATCCGTCGGCTCGCCGCGTGGTCCTGGCGGATCATCGTGATCGTCGCCGCCGCCACCGTGATCCTCTACGGCGCCCTGCAGGTGACCGGGATCCTGATCCCGGTGCTGCTGGCCGTGCTGCTGGCCGTGCTGCTGACCCCCGTGGTCAAGATCCTCACGCGCTACACCTTCCTGGGACACGCTGCGGCCAGCGGCGTCGCCCTGCTGGGACTGCTGCTGGTGGTCGCAGGCATGTTCACCCTGGCCGGACGGCAGCTGATCGCGCAGTGGGCCGACATCCAGGCCAAGGCCGTCTATGGTTTCCAGTCCCTGACGACCTGGGTGACGACCACGTTCCAGATCGACGACACCATGATCAGCTCGGCGATCGACGAGGGGCTCACGAAGCTGCAGGAGAACGCGGAGACCCTGGTGAACTCGGCGGTGAGCACGGCAGCCGTGGTCGGCAACCTCGCCACCGGCATCGTGATCTGCCTGTTCACGCTGTTCTTCCTGCTCTCCAGCGGCCCGACGATCTGGCGCTGGGTGGTGGGCCTGATGCCGCCGGCCGCCCGCCTGGGCACCCACGAGGCGTTCCGGCGCGGCTGGAAGGCGCTGTCGGCCTACGTGCGCACCCAGATCATGGTGGCCGCGGTCGACGCCGTCGGCATCGCCCTCGGCATGGTCTTCCTCGGCATGGGTTCCTACGCGGTGCCGATCTGGCTGCTGGTCTTCTTGTTCTCCTTCGTGCCCCTGGTGGGCGCGATCGCCTCCGGGGCGATCGCGATTCTGCTGGTGCTGGTGCTGCAGAACTGGGTCTTCGCGCTGATCATGCTCGGCATCGTGCTGCTGGTCCAGCAGCTCGAGAGCAACATCCTCCAGCCGTTCCTGATGGGCAAGGCCGTGGAGCTGCATCCGCTGGCGGTGTTCCTCGGCGTCGCCGGCGGCGCGATGATCGCCGGGATCCCCGGGGCGCTGTTCGCGATCCCGGTGATCGCCTTCGTCAATGCCACGCTGCTGTACATCGTCGGCCGCGACCCCAGCCCCGAGCTGGGATCGGACCAAGCCATCGCGGACCATTTCGCCGCGATCGGCGCCGCCTCCCGCGCCCACGCCCAGTCCGCCCGCGCCGGGCTCGGGGCGCCGCGCGAGGCGGGGCCGGCCGGAGCGGCCGTCGGAACCGCGTCGGCTGGGATCGCCCCGGGCGATCAGTCGGGCGGCGCTGAGCCCGCCGTCGGGCCGGCGGGAACGACGCCGGCGACGGGTACGGCGGATCCCGCCCCTGACGATCGGGGCTCCGGTGACCGGGCTTCGGACGATCCGGCGCCGCACGATCCGCTCCCTGACCAGCGGGCTCCGAGCGATCCGGACGCCGACGAGGGACCAGGCCCGGCGCCGGGCGCCGAGGAGCCGCCCTCCTCCCGCCCGTGA
- a CDS encoding hemolysin III family protein, with protein sequence MHNSSHTERGPHVDAALREAVEAVAESGAPPTVADAEIPTADTHPFAPRSLTRAMAARARKLGLQLPKPRLRGVLHLIAFPASLVVGLLLVVLGETLTIRLACAVFVLTAGMLFGVSAVYHRGTWSPQRAIMLRRFDHANIFLIIAGTYTPLAVILLAPRQALTLLGIAWGGALIGVCFRLFWTGAPRWLYVPAYIALGWVAVFYMPALYATGGAAVVWLLILGGLAYTVGAIVYGLKKPNPSPAWFGFHEVFHAGTLIGFGCHFAAVATAVL encoded by the coding sequence ATGCACAACAGTTCCCACACCGAGCGCGGTCCGCATGTCGATGCGGCGCTGCGCGAGGCCGTGGAGGCGGTCGCCGAGTCGGGGGCCCCACCCACCGTGGCCGACGCGGAGATCCCCACCGCGGACACGCATCCCTTCGCCCCGCGGAGCCTGACCCGGGCGATGGCGGCACGGGCACGGAAGCTCGGGCTGCAGCTGCCCAAGCCCCGGCTGCGCGGCGTGCTCCACCTGATCGCCTTCCCCGCCTCGCTGGTGGTGGGTCTGCTGCTGGTCGTCCTGGGCGAAACGCTCACGATCCGTCTGGCCTGCGCCGTGTTCGTGCTGACCGCGGGGATGCTGTTCGGGGTCAGCGCTGTCTACCACCGCGGCACCTGGTCCCCGCAGCGTGCGATCATGCTGCGCCGCTTCGACCACGCGAACATCTTCTTGATCATCGCGGGCACATACACGCCGCTCGCGGTGATCCTGCTGGCTCCTCGTCAGGCGCTGACGCTGCTCGGGATCGCCTGGGGCGGCGCCCTGATCGGGGTGTGCTTCCGCCTGTTCTGGACCGGAGCACCGCGCTGGCTCTACGTGCCGGCCTATATCGCCCTGGGCTGGGTCGCGGTCTTCTACATGCCCGCCCTGTACGCCACGGGAGGCGCGGCCGTGGTCTGGCTGCTGATCCTGGGCGGACTGGCCTACACGGTGGGAGCGATCGTCTACGGCCTCAAGAAGCCGAACCCGTCACCGGCATGGTTCGGATTCCACGAGGTCTTCCACGCGGGCACGCTGATCGGCTTCGGCTGCCACTTCGCGGCGGTCGCGACCGCGGTCCTGTGA
- a CDS encoding GNAT family N-acetyltransferase: MEEIAHAELELFPDESWTVFQLAEEIAHPDRRYVLAADGPAAQGRLLGYAGIMVAGDLADLHTIGTLREGDGIGRALLTWCEQQARDAGAESMLLEVREDNARARRFYTAAGYREIDRRRGYYRIRGRQIDALVMQRALAG, encoded by the coding sequence GTGGAGGAGATCGCCCACGCCGAGCTCGAGCTGTTCCCCGACGAGTCCTGGACCGTCTTCCAGCTCGCCGAGGAGATCGCCCATCCCGACCGCCGCTACGTCCTCGCCGCCGACGGACCCGCCGCGCAGGGGCGACTGCTGGGATACGCCGGGATCATGGTCGCCGGCGACCTGGCCGACCTGCACACCATCGGCACTCTCCGCGAGGGAGACGGCATCGGCCGCGCGCTGCTGACCTGGTGCGAGCAGCAGGCCCGTGACGCGGGCGCCGAGTCGATGCTGCTCGAGGTGCGCGAGGACAACGCCCGCGCGCGCCGCTTCTACACCGCCGCCGGGTACCGCGAGATCGACCGCCGCCGCGGCTACTACCGGATCCGAGGCCGGCAGATCGACGCTCTGGTCATGCAGCGCGCACTGGCCGGTTGA
- the greA gene encoding transcription elongation factor GreA codes for MSSQPNGAWLTQDAYDRLAKELAELEGPGRTDIAERIAAARDEGDLKENGGYHAAREEQGKMEARIADLQRLLKNAVVGESPKDDGVVEPGMVVSITLAGKDRTFLLGNREIAEGSSQLEVYSTESPLGSAIHGSKVGDTVDYTAPTGKSFPIEILKASPYQP; via the coding sequence ATGAGCAGCCAGCCGAATGGCGCCTGGCTCACCCAGGACGCGTACGACCGCCTGGCCAAGGAGCTCGCCGAGCTCGAGGGGCCGGGTCGCACCGACATCGCGGAGCGCATCGCCGCTGCCCGCGACGAGGGCGACCTCAAGGAGAACGGTGGATATCACGCCGCCCGCGAGGAGCAGGGGAAGATGGAGGCGCGCATCGCCGACCTCCAGCGCCTGCTGAAGAACGCCGTGGTCGGCGAGTCGCCGAAGGACGACGGCGTCGTCGAGCCCGGCATGGTCGTCAGCATCACCCTGGCCGGCAAGGACCGCACGTTCCTGCTCGGCAACCGCGAGATCGCCGAAGGTTCCTCCCAGCTCGAGGTGTACTCCACCGAGTCGCCGCTGGGCAGCGCGATCCACGGCTCGAAGGTGGGCGACACGGTCGACTACACCGCGCCGACCGGTAAGTCGTTCCCGATCGAGATCCTCAAGGCCAGCCCGTACCAGCCGTGA
- a CDS encoding holo-ACP synthase: protein MSSFPTATPTPGPDDSFGGRAFAPREDGTVAGVGVDVVDISRLAALIDRTPALLARLFTPQERDLSAASRAARVAAKEAVGKALGAPGDFSWQDVTVERTEARRPYLRLRGATLRAAEAQQVAHLHLSLSHDGDIATAIVVAERAERAERAGRAERVDRADHADHEEAG, encoded by the coding sequence ATGAGCAGTTTTCCGACCGCGACGCCGACGCCCGGCCCCGACGACAGCTTCGGGGGCCGGGCGTTCGCGCCCCGTGAGGACGGCACCGTGGCCGGCGTGGGCGTCGACGTCGTGGACATCTCGCGCCTGGCCGCGCTGATCGATCGCACCCCCGCCCTGCTGGCACGCCTGTTCACCCCGCAGGAGCGGGATCTGTCGGCCGCCTCCCGCGCCGCGCGGGTCGCCGCGAAGGAGGCCGTGGGCAAGGCCCTCGGCGCCCCCGGGGACTTCTCCTGGCAGGACGTCACCGTCGAGCGCACGGAGGCCCGCCGCCCTTACCTGCGCCTGCGCGGAGCCACCCTGCGGGCCGCCGAGGCCCAACAGGTCGCCCACCTGCACCTCTCGCTCTCGCACGACGGGGACATCGCGACCGCGATCGTGGTCGCCGAACGCGCCGAACGCGCCGAACGCGCCGGCCGCGCCGAACGCGTCGACCGCGCCGACCACGCCGACCACGAGGAGGCAGGATGA
- the alr gene encoding alanine racemase, whose translation MTIPIPAEDPRHVPNRAVIDPAAITQNTRALTGLLEEQTALMAVVKADGYGHGMLTAARAALEGGATWLGVAHPASALALARAGLDAHILTWLYEPHTAAIVLPEVLSSGIDVSVGSPEMVALVSDAARQADRRARVHLKIDTGMGRGGIMPWQIRELGATMVEDDLLQVVAAWTHLTSADDPADPATDQQVELFDSACEALEEEAGPVPLKHIANSAALLTRPDLHRDLVRPGIALYGYPPVATDVPLRPAMTLKSRLAMVKEVPEGHSIGYGRIHTTAQRTRVGLVPLGYADGLHRAGSDRCEVLVRTESGDRRVAQIGRISMDQIVVDLGPDSDARAGDEVFVFGDAGGAPNAPAATTADDWARAAGTIPYEVLTSVSGRVTREVLP comes from the coding sequence ATGACCATCCCGATCCCTGCCGAGGACCCCCGGCACGTGCCCAACCGGGCCGTGATCGACCCTGCGGCGATCACCCAGAACACCCGGGCGCTGACCGGGCTGCTGGAGGAGCAGACCGCCCTGATGGCGGTGGTCAAGGCCGACGGCTACGGGCACGGCATGCTCACCGCCGCCCGGGCCGCGCTCGAGGGCGGGGCCACCTGGCTCGGCGTCGCCCACCCCGCCAGCGCGCTCGCGCTCGCCCGCGCCGGTCTCGACGCGCACATCCTCACCTGGCTGTACGAGCCGCACACCGCCGCGATCGTGCTGCCGGAGGTGCTCTCCTCCGGGATCGACGTGTCCGTCGGCTCCCCGGAGATGGTCGCGCTCGTGTCCGACGCCGCCCGTCAGGCCGACCGTCGGGCCCGTGTGCACCTGAAGATCGACACCGGTATGGGGCGCGGCGGAATCATGCCGTGGCAGATCCGTGAGCTCGGCGCGACGATGGTCGAGGACGACCTCCTCCAGGTCGTGGCCGCTTGGACGCACCTGACCAGCGCGGACGATCCGGCCGACCCGGCCACCGACCAGCAGGTCGAGCTGTTCGACTCGGCGTGCGAGGCGCTCGAGGAGGAGGCGGGGCCCGTCCCGCTGAAGCACATCGCCAACTCCGCCGCGCTGTTGACCCGCCCCGACCTGCACCGCGACCTGGTGCGTCCCGGCATCGCCCTGTACGGCTATCCGCCGGTCGCCACCGACGTCCCTCTGCGCCCCGCGATGACCCTGAAGAGCCGTCTGGCGATGGTCAAGGAGGTCCCCGAGGGTCACAGCATCGGCTACGGCCGGATCCACACCACCGCCCAGCGCACCCGCGTCGGCCTGGTGCCGCTCGGCTACGCCGACGGGCTGCACCGCGCCGGCAGCGACCGCTGCGAGGTGCTCGTGCGCACCGAGTCCGGCGACCGCCGCGTCGCCCAGATCGGCCGGATCAGCATGGACCAGATCGTCGTCGACCTGGGCCCGGACTCCGACGCCCGCGCCGGGGACGAGGTGTTCGTCTTCGGCGACGCCGGGGGAGCGCCCAACGCCCCGGCCGCCACCACCGCCGACGACTGGGCGCGAGCCGCCGGGACCATCCCCTACGAGGTCCTCACCTCGGTCTCCGGACGGGTCACCCGAGAGGTGCTCCCGTGA
- a CDS encoding ABC transporter ATP-binding protein, producing MHLADPSSPSGPSAADRPVRPAAVAETGAPVPTDAAVPAESALSIRGLRKSFGRTEVVHGISLDVPRGSFYGMVGPNGAGKTTTLSMATGLLRPDGGAAHVLGTDMWADPTRAKEQLGVLADGLRTFDRLTGRELLTYVGLIRGMEPDVVQERMESLLAALDLADEDGKLVVDYSAGMTKKVLLASALLHAPRLLVLDEPLEAVDPVSAQVIRKILTAYVDGGGTVVLSSHAMELVEGLCSHVSIIAGGELLAAGTLDEVRRGGSLVQTFIDLVGGGDVAEGSLSWLES from the coding sequence ATGCACCTCGCCGATCCCTCCTCCCCGTCCGGCCCGTCCGCCGCCGACCGGCCGGTCCGTCCGGCCGCCGTCGCGGAGACCGGCGCACCGGTCCCGACCGATGCCGCGGTGCCTGCCGAATCCGCCCTCTCGATCCGCGGACTGCGCAAGTCCTTCGGCCGGACCGAGGTGGTCCACGGGATCTCCCTCGACGTCCCGCGCGGGTCCTTCTACGGCATGGTCGGCCCCAACGGCGCCGGCAAGACGACCACCCTGTCGATGGCCACCGGGCTGCTGCGCCCCGACGGCGGTGCCGCGCACGTGCTCGGCACCGACATGTGGGCCGACCCCACGCGGGCCAAGGAACAGCTCGGCGTGCTGGCCGACGGACTGCGCACCTTCGACCGCCTGACCGGTCGTGAGCTGCTGACCTACGTCGGTCTGATCCGCGGCATGGAGCCCGATGTCGTCCAGGAGCGGATGGAGTCCCTGCTGGCGGCGCTGGACCTGGCCGACGAGGACGGCAAGCTCGTCGTCGACTACTCGGCGGGCATGACCAAGAAGGTGCTGCTGGCCAGCGCCCTCCTGCACGCACCGCGACTGCTCGTGCTCGATGAGCCGCTCGAAGCCGTCGACCCGGTCTCCGCGCAGGTGATCCGGAAGATCCTCACGGCCTACGTCGACGGGGGCGGCACCGTGGTGCTCTCCAGCCACGCCATGGAGCTGGTGGAGGGACTGTGCAGCCACGTCTCGATCATCGCCGGCGGGGAGCTGCTCGCCGCCGGGACGCTCGACGAGGTGCGCCGGGGCGGCAGCCTCGTGCAGACCTTCATCGACCTCGTCGGCGGCGGCGACGTCGCGGAAGGGAGCCTGTCGTGGCTGGAGTCCTGA
- the mca gene encoding mycothiol conjugate amidase Mca: MTVQLPAPDETLRMVAVHAHPDDESSKGAGTTARYAREGAQVTVITCTGGERGDVLNPRLRDDPTLTPELMPSVRRREMATAQEILGVDHEWLGFVDSGLPEGDPMPPLPEGSFATLPVEEAAAPLVEALRRLRPHVLTTYDENGGYPHPDHIQTNRVSLAAFDLAADPDYAPELGEPWTVAKLYYINGFHRQRFSAVARHMRAAGTPNEELEQMLQRLDESTDRLLTTRIDVRAYLGVRDDALRAHATQVDPDGPFFRISHDVETEVWGTEDYELHISRIGVKLPEHDLFAGLRHEAIEARP, from the coding sequence GTGACCGTCCAGCTGCCCGCCCCTGATGAGACCCTGCGGATGGTGGCCGTCCACGCGCATCCGGACGACGAATCCTCCAAGGGCGCCGGAACCACCGCGCGCTACGCCCGGGAAGGTGCCCAGGTCACGGTCATCACCTGCACCGGTGGCGAGCGCGGCGACGTCCTCAATCCGCGCCTGCGCGATGATCCGACGCTCACCCCGGAGCTCATGCCCTCGGTGCGTCGCCGCGAGATGGCCACGGCCCAGGAGATCCTCGGGGTGGACCACGAGTGGTTGGGATTCGTCGACTCGGGACTTCCCGAGGGCGACCCGATGCCGCCGCTGCCGGAAGGCAGCTTCGCGACCCTGCCCGTCGAGGAGGCGGCCGCCCCGCTGGTGGAGGCCCTGCGTCGGCTGCGCCCGCACGTGCTGACCACGTACGACGAGAACGGCGGCTATCCGCACCCGGACCACATCCAGACCAACCGGGTCAGCCTCGCGGCCTTCGATCTCGCGGCCGATCCCGATTACGCGCCGGAGCTCGGTGAGCCCTGGACGGTCGCCAAGCTCTACTACATCAACGGTTTCCATCGGCAGCGGTTCTCGGCCGTCGCGCGGCACATGCGCGCCGCGGGGACGCCGAACGAGGAACTGGAGCAGATGCTGCAGCGCCTCGACGAGTCGACCGATCGGCTGCTGACCACGCGCATCGACGTGCGGGCGTATCTCGGGGTGCGCGATGACGCGCTGCGCGCCCACGCGACCCAGGTGGATCCCGACGGGCCGTTCTTCCGCATCTCGCACGACGTCGAGACGGAGGTGTGGGGCACCGAGGACTACGAGCTGCACATCTCCCGCATCGGGGTGAAGCTGCCCGAGCACGACCTGTTCGCCGGCCTGCGCCACGAAGCGATCGAGGCGCGACCGTGA
- the tsaB gene encoding tRNA (adenosine(37)-N6)-threonylcarbamoyltransferase complex dimerization subunit type 1 TsaB, producing the protein MLLGIDTSGAVSVAVARGRLEGGARDVEPPEVLAVHGDDRSRHHDEVLLALVEETMAEADTERADLTGIVVGRGPGPFTGLRVGLVAARSIAGMLGIPLHGISSLDALAHQALAATGGAGTAPVTVAVALDARRREVYHARYRRAADGTVTREAEPAVDAPADVAAELTACDLLVGSGTGLYPQLLPATAEMAHADAGHLILAAAQRVARGEDLSDTAPLYLREPDAAKPTARKSALGR; encoded by the coding sequence ATGCTGCTGGGAATCGACACCTCCGGAGCGGTGAGCGTCGCCGTCGCACGTGGACGGCTCGAGGGAGGCGCCCGCGACGTGGAGCCTCCCGAGGTCCTCGCCGTCCACGGCGACGACCGCTCCCGCCACCACGACGAGGTGCTGCTGGCCCTGGTCGAGGAGACCATGGCCGAGGCGGACACCGAGCGCGCCGACCTCACCGGGATCGTCGTCGGCCGCGGGCCGGGCCCCTTCACCGGGCTGCGCGTGGGCCTGGTCGCCGCCCGCAGCATCGCCGGGATGCTGGGCATCCCGCTGCACGGGATCAGCTCGCTGGACGCTCTCGCGCACCAGGCCCTGGCCGCCACCGGTGGCGCGGGGACGGCCCCGGTCACGGTCGCCGTGGCGCTGGACGCCCGCCGCCGCGAGGTCTACCACGCCCGCTACCGCCGCGCCGCCGACGGCACCGTCACCCGCGAGGCGGAGCCGGCCGTGGACGCGCCCGCGGACGTCGCCGCCGAGCTGACCGCCTGCGATCTCCTGGTCGGCTCCGGCACCGGGCTGTACCCGCAGCTGCTCCCGGCGACCGCCGAGATGGCGCACGCCGACGCCGGGCACCTGATCCTCGCTGCCGCGCAGCGGGTCGCCCGGGGTGAGGACCTCTCCGACACGGCACCGCTGTACCTGCGCGAGCCCGATGCCGCCAAGCCCACCGCCCGCAAGAGCGCCCTGGGCCGCTGA
- the tsaE gene encoding tRNA (adenosine(37)-N6)-threonylcarbamoyltransferase complex ATPase subunit type 1 TsaE: MSGLEIRTLDADGTRAAARTLAGVLRAGDLLVLDGPLGAGKTTFTQGLGEGLGVRGPVASPTFVIERVHTSSSGGPALVHVDAYRLGGDGDIDDLDLEADLDASVTVVEWGRGRVEHLMESVLLVELERPDEVEDPEDPDEPRTLRLTPSGPRWDDEARTALAAALSALPGPSAPPGSFVQSGPRANPAQRGSSAHVGPTPTAEENR; the protein is encoded by the coding sequence GTGAGCGGCCTCGAGATCCGCACCCTGGACGCCGACGGCACCCGCGCCGCTGCCCGCACGCTCGCCGGCGTGCTGCGCGCCGGCGACCTGCTGGTGCTGGACGGCCCGCTCGGCGCCGGCAAGACCACCTTCACCCAGGGCCTCGGCGAGGGTCTCGGGGTGCGCGGTCCCGTCGCCTCCCCGACCTTCGTGATCGAGCGCGTCCACACCAGCTCGAGCGGCGGTCCGGCGCTGGTGCACGTGGACGCCTACCGCCTCGGCGGGGACGGCGACATCGACGACCTCGACCTCGAGGCCGATCTCGACGCCTCCGTCACCGTCGTCGAATGGGGTCGCGGCAGGGTCGAGCACCTCATGGAGTCCGTGTTGCTGGTCGAGCTCGAACGGCCCGACGAGGTCGAGGATCCGGAGGACCCCGACGAGCCCCGCACCCTGCGCCTGACCCCGAGCGGCCCACGCTGGGACGACGAGGCGCGCACCGCGCTCGCCGCCGCCCTGTCCGCGCTGCCCGGCCCGTCGGCGCCGCCCGGATCGTTCGTGCAGTCCGGACCCCGCGCGAACCCTGCACAGCGCGGCTCGTCCGCGCACGTGGGACCCACCCCCACCGCCGAGGAGAATCGCTGA
- a CDS encoding NAD(P)H-hydrate dehydratase, translating to MIRGYTAQQVRAAERPLLDAGRPLMLHAARALAGRVAEHLRAPDAPRVLVLAGSGDNGGDGLYAAALLRGQGIVADAIATADGFHAGGAEAFREAGGTLHALDDADPEDLRARLAEADLVLDAIVGIGGRAEVPAYLTTLLEEVRRSGAPVIAVDVPSFVDASTGLAAPGALTARETVTFGAVKAGLLLPGGAELAGHVHLVDLDLADHLPAEPTVIRLGDAEVTERWPQPERDATKYSRGVVALVAGSPRFPGAAVLAASGAARTGAGMVRVIAPQSVLDLVLRTRPEVVGHPAETVDPEAIGRLHALVAGPGLASDDPRTRAGVDLLSTAGGENTPGEVSRGVIDAGGLDAIGAAHRFPGDVVLTPHRGEADRLAERLGIDPDLPGPDLAIALATATGATVLLKGAITLIAPADGGPLCAQDDATSQLATAGTGDVLAGMIGTLLAAGLTGPDAATLAAILHGRAGRLASRGGTLPLVALDVAEHLPEALGTILAGALS from the coding sequence ATGATCCGCGGATACACCGCCCAGCAGGTCCGTGCCGCGGAACGCCCCCTGCTGGACGCCGGACGGCCTCTGATGCTCCATGCCGCGCGCGCCCTCGCCGGCCGTGTCGCGGAGCACCTGCGCGCCCCGGACGCGCCCCGGGTCCTCGTGCTCGCCGGCAGCGGGGACAACGGCGGGGACGGGCTCTACGCGGCCGCCCTGCTGCGCGGTCAGGGGATCGTCGCCGACGCGATCGCCACCGCCGACGGGTTCCACGCCGGCGGCGCAGAAGCCTTCCGCGAGGCCGGGGGCACCCTCCACGCTCTCGACGACGCCGACCCCGAGGACCTGCGGGCCCGGCTCGCCGAGGCCGACCTGGTGCTGGACGCGATCGTCGGCATCGGCGGCCGCGCCGAGGTCCCCGCGTACCTGACCACGCTGCTGGAGGAGGTGCGTCGCAGCGGAGCGCCCGTGATCGCGGTCGACGTGCCCAGCTTCGTGGACGCCTCCACCGGGCTGGCGGCACCCGGAGCCCTCACGGCCCGGGAGACCGTCACTTTCGGCGCCGTCAAAGCAGGTCTGCTGCTGCCCGGCGGGGCCGAGCTGGCCGGTCACGTCCACCTCGTCGATCTCGATCTGGCCGATCATCTCCCGGCCGAGCCCACGGTGATCCGCCTGGGTGACGCCGAGGTGACGGAGCGCTGGCCGCAGCCGGAGCGGGACGCCACCAAGTACTCCCGCGGCGTGGTCGCCCTCGTCGCCGGCAGTCCCCGCTTCCCCGGCGCCGCGGTCCTGGCCGCCTCGGGGGCGGCCCGCACCGGCGCCGGGATGGTCCGGGTCATCGCTCCGCAGAGCGTGCTGGACCTCGTACTGCGCACGCGCCCCGAAGTGGTCGGTCATCCGGCGGAGACCGTCGACCCGGAGGCGATCGGCCGCCTGCACGCCCTCGTGGCCGGCCCGGGCCTCGCGAGTGATGATCCTCGCACCCGCGCCGGCGTCGATCTGCTGAGCACCGCCGGGGGAGAGAACACACCGGGGGAGGTCTCGCGGGGCGTGATCGACGCCGGGGGCCTGGACGCGATCGGCGCCGCGCACCGCTTCCCGGGCGACGTGGTGCTGACTCCGCACCGCGGGGAGGCGGACCGTCTGGCCGAGCGCCTCGGGATCGACCCGGACCTCCCGGGTCCCGATCTCGCGATCGCTCTCGCGACGGCGACCGGAGCGACCGTCCTGCTCAAGGGCGCGATCACCCTCATCGCCCCCGCTGACGGCGGACCGCTGTGCGCCCAGGACGACGCCACCAGCCAGCTCGCCACCGCCGGCACCGGCGACGTGCTCGCGGGGATGATCGGAACTCTGCTCGCCGCCGGTCTGACGGGCCCGGACGCCGCGACGCTGGCCGCGATCCTGCACGGCCGCGCCGGGCGCCTGGCCTCCCGGGGCGGGACGCTGCCCCTGGTCGCCCTCGACGTCGCCGAGCACCTCCCGGAGGCTCTCGGGACTATCCTGGCGGGCGCCCTGTCGTGA
- a CDS encoding DUF4307 domain-containing protein, with translation MNGTVQRPADRYGAPLLSKRAARVLVALAAIALLAVVALVGYWTTTSSPIRSQMVGYDHLADDVIAVDYTVTMDPGTGATCRIQAMNEGRAQVGFVETTIPPQTDRRTAHHVEISTQGEAVSAEVLGCDPT, from the coding sequence ATGAACGGCACTGTGCAGCGTCCGGCGGACAGATACGGCGCACCGCTGCTCTCGAAGCGCGCCGCGCGGGTGCTCGTCGCCCTCGCCGCGATCGCGCTCCTCGCCGTCGTCGCCCTGGTGGGCTACTGGACGACGACGAGCTCACCGATCCGTTCCCAGATGGTCGGGTACGACCACCTCGCCGACGACGTCATCGCCGTGGACTACACGGTCACGATGGATCCGGGCACCGGGGCGACGTGTCGGATCCAGGCCATGAACGAGGGCCGCGCCCAGGTCGGCTTCGTGGAGACGACCATCCCGCCGCAGACCGACCGTCGCACTGCTCATCACGTGGAGATCTCCACCCAGGGCGAAGCGGTCTCCGCCGAAGTCCTGGGCTGCGACCCCACCTGA